A region of the Curtobacterium flaccumfaciens pv. betae genome:
TCGTCGTGATGAGCGTGCCGTGCTGGTCGCGCATCGACCACGTCATCGCGATCCACAGGACGCCGAGGACGACCTTGCCCCAGCCGGCGCCCTCACGGTCGGCCTGGGCCTGCACGAGCGGGATCCACTGGTCCGCCGGTACACCGTCGGGCACCTGGCCGTCGGCGATCCACTCGCGCACGACGATCGACCGTTCGTAGCCGCCCTCGGCGCGCCAGGCGCGGCGCTGCAGGACGACGGCGATCGCGGCACCCGCCACAGCGGTCGGGATGCCGACCGAGACCAGGACGGCGGTGGTCGCCTCGGTCCACGAGGACAGGACCAGCATGACCAGGACGACGGCGAAGGCCGCGCCCGTCACACCCGCACCGAGCAGGCGGAGCCGCCCGGCTTCGTCGAGGACACCGACTCCGACACCGTTCACGGGGAGAGCGTACCTGCGGTGATCGGGGGCGGGGCTGTTCGTCAGCCCAGTGCCAGCAACCAGCACATGCCGGCGGCGGCGAACGCCATCGCCCAGCTCACCAGGCTGCCGATCAGGAAGTACTCGGCCTGGTACCCGGTCGTCTCGCGGCGGATCTCGGGGAAGCGGACGATCCCCTTCGCGGCGATCAGCGCCGCCACGACGGGGAAGGCGCCGGCCAACGAGAACCCGGCCAAGAGCAGACGCTCGATCGGGCCGATCATGCGTCCGCCCTTGAGGGTGACCGTGCCGTCCGTGTCCGTGTCCGTGTCCGTGTCCGTGTCTGCCCCGGTTGCCCGGGTGGTGCGGCGCCGGTCGAAGCGCTTCCGGCGGGTCGGTTCGGCCGCCACTGCACCGAGCCGTGCGTCGGGCGACAGCCCCGGGGGCAGCGCCTGGGCGACGACCACGTTGGCCGAGTCGACCAGGAACAGTGCGGACCCGATGCCGGCGACGAGCGCCGCGAGCGGCACCGCTCCGACGAACGCCGGGCCGGCGTCACGGTGCCAGTCGACCACGAAGCCCGAGGGGTCGACAGTCGGCGCCCAGAGCAGCAGCACGGCGACGGCGACCGCGAGCAGGACGGCCGGCCAGGACCCGGAGCGTCGGAGCCAGGGGAGTGCCCGATCGCGACCGCCGGGTGCACCGCCGGACCGCACCGGGATCGTCGTCGCGACCCACAGGGCCGCGAGGACGACCGCGACCAGCACCGACCAGACGGCGAGGCCGAGGCCGAGCACCGCCACAGCCGTCACGGCGGCCCAGAGCAGGACGATCACCGTGGAGGTCAGCACGCGCCGTGGTGCGGCGTCGGTCCCGGTCCGTGCGCGGACGACGTCGGCGAGCCCGACGAGGGTCAGGAGGACTCCGGCGAGCATCAGCGGCCCCCGTCCCCGAGGACACGCAGGCCCTCGACCAGGGCGGCGACGCCCGACTTCTGCACGGACTGGGACACCGCCGACGGGGTGATCCCCTCGTCCGCGGCGATCTGTGCCTGCGTCCGGCCCTGCACCAGACCGAGTGCGATCCGGCGGGCGCGGGGTGCGAGTCGCGAGACGACGTGGTCGCGGCTGAGGAAGTAGGCGTTCACGAGTCGCTCCGTCGTTCCGTGGCGGTCGTCGGCGTCGTGGTACCAGGACCGCAGGAACGCGGTCCGGCCGTCCTCGCGCCGGTGGGTCTCGTTGATGGCGTCCCGCGCCGACCACCAGCCCGGGCCGTCCTGCAGCGGGCCGGCGCCGCCGGTGCCGATCGTCCGGACCTGTCCTCGGCCGAGGCCGAGGCGGATCTGCACGGTC
Encoded here:
- a CDS encoding SatD family protein, with product MQSEPVIAVIVDLVDSRTLEDRSAAQQDVEHAFDSTADVTALDPLRATVGDEFQVIYSTLTDALVATTAATLALPPTVQIRLGLGRGQVRTIGTGGAGPLQDGPGWWSARDAINETHRREDGRTAFLRSWYHDADDRHGTTERLVNAYFLSRDHVVSRLAPRARRIALGLVQGRTQAQIAADEGITPSAVSQSVQKSGVAALVEGLRVLGDGGR